Proteins from one Malania oleifera isolate guangnan ecotype guangnan chromosome 4, ASM2987363v1, whole genome shotgun sequence genomic window:
- the LOC131153773 gene encoding B3 domain-containing protein At1g32030-like yields MEQSVRNLETASLSRIWEPGDRKLVDYVFIKFILFNYTIELYFIDALNSNLSLGSFNSCLESNSRRRRSRRRRAMEEELRLLSLKDFSGLEVPSNPFQQLLMVAVVASSVHENNKNKNKNKKSKSKTKKSTETQRAPIHLQKRKRLAREKRLKKPSVPSPSLFLQQLVPSSFSLRLDPRINVSSSSSSSSSPQQHNIICSSSEYEKEEEEVMMMNAIASTDDHHLMAKKQKKNHHHGECSNSSISLRQPSTSNTTTTTSPVVHELTDRLRYRITQIGGTEIILVIQKRLSDTDVSKSHNRLSIPLRQAKAEFLTAQEKDSLGQRIGKKVNGMGVPMMVEPDLEFMTVTLKRWDMKKDTGKTSSSYVLVSEWNKIVEKNGLKKEDDIQLWSFRCNTQLCFALVQF; encoded by the coding sequence ATGGAGCAGTCGGTCCGGAATTTGGAAACAGCATCTCTCTCTCGAATTTGGGAACCTGGAGATAGGAAACTTGTAGATTACGtgtttatcaagtttattttgtttAACTATACCATCGAACTCTATTTCATCGATGCTCTCAACAGTAATCTCTCCCTTGGCTCATTCAATTCTTGTCTTGAATCAaattcaagaagaagaagaagtagaagaagaagagcaaTGGAGGAGGAGCTACGGCTTCTGAGCCTGAAAGATTTTTCTGGGTTGGAGGTCCCGAGCAATCCATTCCAGCAGCTGTTAATGGTGGCTGTTGTTGCGTCCTCTGTTCACGAGAATAACAAgaacaaaaacaagaacaagaagagcAAGAGCAAGACCAAGAAATCTACGGAGACGCAGAGAGCACCGATCCATCTGCAGAAAAGGAAGCGACTTGCCAGAGAAAAACGGCTGAAGAAACCATCTGTTCCTTCGCCTTCCCTCTTCCTGCAGCAGCTCGTGCCATCTTCCTTCTCCCTCAGACTTGATCCAAGAATTAAtgtttcatcatcatcatcatcatcatcatctccccAACAACATAATATCATCTGCTCTTCCTCTGAATATGAAAAAGAGGAGGAGGAGGTCATGATGATGAATGCAATTGCATCAACTGATGATCATCATCTAATGGCAAAAAAGCAGAAGAAGAATCATCATCACGGTGAGTGCAGCAACTCATCAATCTCCCTCCGTCAGCCCAGTACCAGTAACACTACCACTACCACTAGTCCTGTTGTGCACGAATTGACCGATCGTTTGAGATACCGGATTACACAAATTGGCGGTACCGAGATTATTCTTGTCATCCAAAAAAGACTCTCGGACACCGATGTCAGCAAGTCTCACAACCGGCTCTCCATCCCGCTCCGGCAAGCGAAGGCGGAATTTCTCACGGCCCAGGAGAAGGATTCTCTCGGCCAACGCATCGGGAAGAAAGTGAATGGCATGGGGGTGCCGATGATGGTTGAGCCAGACCTTGAATTCATGACTGTTACGTTGAAAAGGTGGGATATGAAGAAGGACACAGGCAAAACGAGCTCGTCTTACGTGCTCGTTTCGGAATGGAATAAAATCGTTGAGAAAAATGGGCTCAAGAAGGAAGATGACATTCAGCTATGGTCGTTCCGGTGCAACACGCAGCTTTGTTTTGCTCTAGTGCAGTTTTGA